A single Caldanaerobius fijiensis DSM 17918 DNA region contains:
- a CDS encoding O-antigen ligase family protein produces the protein MGKKKRAMAKEQLNNDKFKGDKAYYKRGIAEKDNKVIYYIIFTFYLVSLIYPPFFRGMYFDDEFLVAHILTSILSITWFVHKMMSGEKRLLKDPIDYGGATLLAAYVLSSFFAVNPRAAWGEVLKYINYFFILLMASKLPKNIREIKASIYALGFSVFGVAFVGIGAAAGTINYNGAWVGGRINSTLQYPNTTAALLMAGYVLILSLMDTAENKWLKALLNGVNFTVLLAFVFTYSRGAWIIIPFILAIYIVFIPKGTRSETVVDIISALIPLGIVMKGFNNAITSNAGGAAWKWYFIGLIISILIGIVLNGAINFVKKNIRAVSYASAFVAILVVVAVIYIMTAQTELVMSHDSNQPDSDISVIRFVDVKPDTDYILSFDIRTKESTNKPWDYGVIIQSRDYLDTPTNITEKYGKATASRDNVIVNFKTLKNSKRVAIIFMNKFAGTTAIIDNAFVQQRGSSEKSYLKLKYKYIPESIASRIADISFTTKNSTERMIFYKDAFKIYKDYILLGAGGGAWASLYFMYQSYLYWTTQTHDYFMQVMVETGTLGLLALFFLIGGFLYGAVRGLKIEDKKNKALFVGVVSSAIALWWHSALDFDLSLGAVALFLWTLMGLMYAFLRLNGIDTTLNIKTDIGYKGAIVLAIAALIFSTSLKMGQVYSKGALTQLKASNYAGAVQLYRKAVAFDPLNAGYRLNYGKALEALGQQSGNNIYVAMSQQMFEKAVGLEPYNSQYNAELAAFYLRHGAIDKGLKYIDKSVAVQPLRPQNYQQKADAYFKVGQYYMTNGDKAAAQKYFNVVLKIPDDIKRVNRKILKPIEMTPDTQRIIDEAKKSLEIVKA, from the coding sequence ATGGGCAAAAAAAAGAGAGCAATGGCAAAAGAACAATTAAACAACGATAAGTTCAAAGGAGATAAGGCCTATTATAAACGCGGCATAGCAGAAAAGGATAATAAAGTAATTTATTATATAATATTTACATTTTACCTGGTCTCACTTATATATCCTCCTTTTTTTAGGGGTATGTATTTTGATGATGAGTTTCTTGTAGCGCATATTTTAACGTCGATTTTATCAATAACCTGGTTTGTGCATAAGATGATGTCAGGTGAAAAGAGGTTGTTAAAAGACCCCATAGACTACGGGGGAGCGACATTGTTGGCTGCTTATGTGCTTTCATCGTTTTTTGCTGTTAATCCACGAGCCGCATGGGGTGAAGTATTAAAGTATATCAATTACTTCTTCATCCTTTTAATGGCCAGTAAACTCCCCAAAAACATCAGAGAGATTAAGGCGTCTATTTATGCCCTGGGTTTCAGTGTCTTTGGCGTAGCATTTGTGGGAATTGGTGCGGCGGCAGGTACCATTAATTATAATGGTGCGTGGGTAGGTGGCAGGATAAATTCGACCCTCCAGTATCCCAATACAACAGCGGCATTACTGATGGCAGGCTATGTACTGATACTTTCTCTTATGGATACAGCAGAAAACAAATGGCTAAAAGCTCTGCTAAACGGGGTTAATTTTACTGTGCTATTAGCTTTTGTATTCACGTATTCCAGAGGCGCATGGATTATTATACCATTTATTCTGGCAATTTATATTGTTTTTATTCCTAAAGGAACGCGAAGCGAAACGGTTGTGGATATTATAAGCGCGCTCATACCTCTGGGAATAGTAATGAAAGGCTTTAACAATGCGATAACCAGCAATGCTGGTGGTGCAGCCTGGAAATGGTATTTTATCGGACTCATAATCTCTATTTTAATAGGAATAGTGCTGAACGGAGCTATAAACTTTGTGAAGAAAAATATAAGAGCGGTGTCGTATGCCAGCGCTTTTGTGGCAATACTGGTAGTGGTTGCGGTCATCTATATTATGACGGCCCAGACCGAATTGGTGATGAGTCATGATTCAAATCAGCCGGATAGTGACATATCTGTAATCAGATTTGTGGACGTAAAACCTGATACCGATTATATCCTTTCTTTTGATATCAGGACAAAAGAAAGTACAAATAAGCCGTGGGATTACGGCGTCATCATACAGAGCAGGGATTATCTAGATACGCCTACGAACATCACTGAGAAGTACGGAAAGGCTACTGCTTCCAGGGATAATGTGATAGTAAATTTTAAAACCTTAAAGAATTCCAAAAGGGTTGCCATTATATTTATGAATAAATTTGCAGGCACTACTGCGATTATCGACAATGCCTTTGTGCAGCAAAGGGGAAGCAGTGAAAAATCCTATTTGAAGCTCAAATATAAATATATACCTGAATCCATTGCCAGTAGAATCGCTGATATAAGTTTTACCACAAAAAATTCTACAGAGCGCATGATATTTTACAAAGATGCTTTTAAGATTTACAAGGATTACATTCTTTTGGGAGCAGGCGGAGGTGCGTGGGCGTCATTATACTTTATGTACCAATCTTACCTCTATTGGACAACTCAGACCCATGATTACTTTATGCAGGTGATGGTTGAGACAGGGACATTGGGTTTGCTGGCGTTATTCTTTTTAATCGGAGGATTTTTGTATGGCGCTGTCAGGGGGCTTAAAATAGAGGATAAAAAGAACAAGGCATTGTTTGTAGGGGTAGTATCGTCTGCCATTGCATTATGGTGGCATTCCGCGCTAGATTTTGATTTGTCATTGGGTGCTGTGGCCCTGTTCTTATGGACTTTGATGGGGCTTATGTACGCATTTTTAAGGTTAAACGGCATAGATACGACTTTAAATATCAAAACTGATATCGGTTATAAGGGAGCTATTGTTCTAGCTATTGCAGCACTGATATTTTCCACGTCGCTCAAAATGGGACAAGTATACAGTAAAGGTGCATTGACCCAGCTGAAAGCCAGTAACTATGCAGGTGCGGTTCAATTATACCGCAAGGCAGTGGCTTTTGACCCTTTGAATGCTGGATATAGGTTAAATTACGGCAAGGCTTTGGAGGCCCTGGGTCAGCAGAGTGGTAACAATATATACGTAGCTATGTCACAGCAGATGTTTGAAAAAGCTGTAGGCCTGGAACCATATAATTCTCAATATAATGCTGAACTGGCTGCCTTTTATCTGCGCCATGGCGCCATTGATAAGGGCCTTAAGTACATAGATAAGTCCGTGGCGGTACAACCTCTGAGGCCGCAAAATTACCAGCAAAAGGCCGATGCGTATTTTAAGGTGGGGCAGTATTACATGACTAATGGTGATAAAGCCGCTGCTCAGAAGTATTTTAATGTGGTTTTAAAAATACCCGATGATATAAAAAGGGTCAACCGCAAGATTCTCAAACCTATTGAGATGACTCCAGACACTCAGAGGATCATTGATGAGGCGAAAAAATCTCTGGAGATTGTAAAGGCGTGA
- a CDS encoding S-layer homology domain-containing protein, protein MDISIRYNRTPNGGSPIQWEGSISEIAADSSAKRIVYTKNDPQYISFDGSYVIKNEGQTVLQYSYNLPVLENGVPSSARTEKEGTLAMEMSPTITQPLAIGNKKDIKGHWAEDSIKKMLALGVFRDDSDYFGPALPIKRGDFAKAIAIVAGINIDQSNDNVPAYLRNRNKTPETSPFFDVSVNSADYKYIKAVVQNGLMEGTSNSTFSPAQSLTREQAIVIAIRALGLESLAPTAGYNTTFADDDKISPWAKDSVYVAYLIGLIQGDEYNRFNPQQAMTKAEVSVFLDRFIQFLQKDMIKNYVDRVLNF, encoded by the coding sequence GTGGATATAAGTATACGCTATAATAGAACCCCAAATGGGGGCTCGCCAATTCAGTGGGAAGGTTCAATATCTGAAATTGCCGCCGATTCAAGTGCTAAACGTATTGTGTATACCAAAAACGATCCACAATATATAAGCTTTGACGGAAGTTACGTGATCAAAAATGAGGGCCAGACTGTGTTGCAGTATTCATATAATTTACCCGTATTGGAAAATGGCGTACCATCGTCTGCAAGAACAGAAAAAGAGGGTACTCTGGCAATGGAAATGTCCCCTACGATAACCCAGCCCCTTGCCATAGGAAATAAAAAGGATATAAAAGGGCACTGGGCAGAAGATTCTATAAAAAAGATGCTGGCGTTAGGAGTGTTTAGGGATGATTCTGACTATTTTGGGCCGGCATTGCCTATAAAAAGAGGGGATTTCGCTAAAGCTATAGCTATAGTGGCGGGAATAAATATTGATCAAAGTAACGATAATGTTCCAGCGTACTTACGTAATCGAAATAAAACGCCTGAGACTTCGCCGTTCTTTGATGTGTCTGTAAATAGCGCAGACTATAAATACATAAAGGCAGTGGTCCAGAACGGCTTGATGGAAGGTACATCTAATAGTACTTTTTCACCTGCCCAATCCCTTACAAGGGAACAGGCTATCGTCATTGCTATTAGGGCATTAGGCCTTGAGTCTCTTGCTCCAACGGCAGGTTATAACACAACTTTTGCAGATGACGATAAAATAAGTCCCTGGGCAAAGGATTCGGTTTATGTAGCATATCTCATTGGCCTTATTCAGGGTGATGAGTACAACAGGTTTAACCCTCAGCAGGCTATGACAAAAGCGGAGGTTTCGGTTTTTTTAGATCGATTTATACAATTTCTCCAAAAAGATATGATCAAAAATTATGTAGATAGGGTTTTGAATTTTTGA
- a CDS encoding rod-binding protein yields the protein MSIIDPVNLSNNLLQITVNSGNIDKVTRNFQQVLDNAVKSKDNEKLKQLCQDFEAIMVSMVIKSMRQAIPKDGLIPDSFEQDVFQSMLDDEYARLMVQKQNFGIAQQLYNQLTSKT from the coding sequence ATGAGCATTATCGATCCTGTGAATTTATCGAATAATTTATTACAAATAACCGTCAATAGTGGAAATATTGATAAAGTTACACGAAACTTTCAACAGGTGCTTGACAATGCAGTAAAATCAAAGGATAATGAAAAATTGAAACAGCTGTGCCAGGACTTTGAGGCCATTATGGTTAGTATGGTTATAAAATCCATGAGACAGGCAATTCCTAAGGATGGTCTTATACCTGATTCATTTGAACAGGATGTTTTTCAATCCATGCTTGACGATGAATATGCCAGGCTAATGGTTCAGAAACAAAACTTCGGCATTGCCCAGCAGTTGTATAACCAGCTTACTTCTAAAACGTGA
- the flgF gene encoding flagellar basal-body rod protein FlgF, which translates to MIRGLYIAATGMVDQMARLDTISNNLANVNTTGFKKDYNVSKSFSDIMLMAQNYADPSQNTRNIGIINYGVWSGGVYTDLSQGGLQKTDNPLDLAIDGNGFFVVQNGNKIMYTRDGHFKRDQNGLLVTAEGLPVLGVNGNIILPPGDINIDVSGAIYVNGKYVDRLRIVDINQNGANTITKIGDDLITGPLGNRPLGMIRQGYVELSNVNPIVEMVDMIDVTRAYEANQKVITAMDDTLNKAVNDVGKI; encoded by the coding sequence ATGATAAGGGGTTTGTATATAGCGGCAACCGGAATGGTGGATCAGATGGCAAGATTAGATACTATTTCAAATAATTTGGCCAATGTCAATACGACGGGTTTTAAAAAGGATTACAATGTCAGTAAATCTTTTTCTGATATCATGTTAATGGCCCAAAATTACGCAGATCCCTCGCAAAACACACGAAATATAGGGATTATAAATTACGGCGTGTGGTCTGGAGGCGTATATACGGATTTATCGCAGGGTGGGCTTCAAAAAACGGACAACCCTTTAGACCTGGCTATTGATGGGAATGGTTTTTTTGTAGTACAGAATGGCAACAAAATCATGTATACGAGGGATGGACATTTTAAAAGGGACCAAAATGGTCTTTTAGTTACAGCTGAAGGTTTGCCTGTGTTAGGCGTAAATGGCAACATAATATTGCCGCCAGGGGATATCAATATTGACGTGAGCGGTGCTATATATGTAAACGGCAAATATGTAGATAGGCTCAGGATTGTAGACATCAACCAGAACGGTGCTAATACCATAACAAAAATTGGGGACGATTTAATAACAGGTCCTTTGGGTAATAGACCCCTGGGTATGATCCGTCAAGGGTATGTTGAATTATCAAATGTTAACCCCATTGTTGAAATGGTAGATATGATAGATGTGACCAGGGCTTATGAAGCCAATCAGAAGGTTATTACAGCCATGGATGATACTTTGAATAAGGCAGTAAACGATGTAGGAAAAATTTGA
- the spoIID gene encoding stage II sporulation protein D — translation MRIFLYFILGLFATVVFLPLSIVISWNALHPEKPLTFNEPRLNTSYKLIQEGRAVAEKNDKISPATDGKNYKDLEINVYVVQTGKLEKMPLEQYVRGVVAAEMPANFNTEALKAQAVASRTYAASKMKIFGGNGDGEHPGADVCTDSHHCQAWASEAELRSKWGKDYNMYMDKVSKAVQDTTGQVLAYEDKLIQPVFHAISGGKTESAEDAWGKNVPYLVSVDSPYEEGAPKYKTQIVMTKIEFVRRLKTLRPDAKVDASNLSSQIKVLEYSHTDRIKKIKIGDQVLTGEELRNVYDLNSTNVKFTFTDNNVVMDVTGYGHGVGMSQFGAEGMAEHGSSYEDILKHYYKNTAIISLSELHKNQ, via the coding sequence ATGAGAATATTCCTTTATTTTATTCTGGGGTTATTTGCTACGGTAGTATTTTTGCCCCTGAGCATTGTGATCAGCTGGAACGCTTTGCATCCTGAAAAACCCCTGACATTTAATGAACCTCGACTTAATACATCCTACAAACTGATACAGGAGGGTAGGGCTGTAGCGGAAAAAAACGATAAAATATCTCCTGCGACAGATGGTAAAAATTATAAAGATTTAGAAATAAATGTATATGTGGTTCAAACAGGTAAACTGGAGAAAATGCCTCTAGAGCAATACGTGAGAGGAGTGGTAGCGGCGGAGATGCCGGCTAACTTTAATACCGAGGCTTTAAAAGCTCAAGCGGTGGCATCCAGGACCTATGCTGCGAGCAAAATGAAGATCTTTGGAGGCAATGGGGATGGTGAACATCCGGGTGCTGATGTGTGTACTGATTCTCACCATTGCCAGGCTTGGGCGTCAGAGGCAGAATTGAGATCGAAATGGGGGAAAGATTATAATATGTATATGGACAAAGTGAGTAAGGCGGTACAGGACACCACCGGTCAGGTGCTTGCTTATGAAGATAAGCTTATCCAGCCTGTATTTCACGCTATTAGTGGTGGAAAGACCGAAAGCGCAGAGGACGCATGGGGTAAGAATGTCCCATACCTTGTAAGTGTTGATAGCCCTTATGAAGAAGGTGCTCCTAAATATAAAACCCAGATCGTGATGACAAAAATTGAATTTGTACGCCGATTAAAGACCTTAAGACCGGATGCAAAGGTGGATGCAAGCAACCTTTCATCGCAGATTAAGGTTCTGGAATACTCCCACACAGACAGGATAAAGAAGATTAAAATAGGAGATCAAGTCTTGACGGGTGAAGAACTCAGAAACGTATATGATTTGAATTCCACCAATGTCAAATTTACGTTTACTGATAATAATGTGGTAATGGATGTGACAGGGTATGGACACGGCGTCGGGATGAGCCAGTTTGGAGCAGAGGGCATGGCAGAACACGGCAGTAGTTATGAAGATATTTTAAAACATTATTATAAAAATACAGCTATTATAAGTTTAAGTGAGTTACATAAAAATCAGTGA
- a CDS encoding DNA double-strand break repair nuclease NurA, translating to MLIGNDQILKELKNFNDAIKSKRPPERNDLKALISEIGSFYRARKDYIADKKKMRVAAVDGSLFSYGGGYPYMLTCCQSYAYILPRENDDISFAKVFSPLINEDMERLKAEGEGEDGSALEIAAIRTAQKLMAELEMKAAMEAIDRYRPHLIMLDGGFVQYRIKTPALWEQFVKRVFDTDTLIVGVIEEVSTHMISEVLGNKLPGQPYDREIFYGNLDMGQWFLVHPDYCTKEGFITAFARLSKQPQVIACDFLFEQWDYVHEVMDIVYSMTPEHSRGIPVLLDLVDRAVRLTAPEIKRLIEISLDPVSKELLLRAQRDRRLF from the coding sequence ATGCTTATAGGAAATGATCAGATTTTAAAAGAGTTGAAGAATTTCAACGATGCTATAAAGAGTAAAAGACCGCCAGAAAGAAATGATTTAAAGGCGTTGATAAGTGAAATAGGTAGTTTTTACAGAGCGCGGAAGGATTATATAGCAGATAAGAAAAAGATGAGGGTGGCTGCGGTAGACGGCTCCCTTTTCTCTTATGGTGGCGGTTATCCATATATGCTCACATGTTGCCAATCATACGCTTATATTCTCCCGAGGGAAAATGATGATATATCCTTTGCAAAGGTGTTTTCACCTTTAATAAATGAAGATATGGAGAGATTGAAAGCAGAAGGTGAAGGGGAAGATGGCTCTGCTCTTGAAATAGCTGCCATAAGGACGGCTCAAAAACTGATGGCGGAACTGGAAATGAAGGCTGCAATGGAGGCTATCGATAGGTACAGGCCGCATCTTATAATGCTGGATGGAGGGTTTGTACAGTACAGAATAAAAACACCTGCGTTATGGGAACAGTTTGTGAAAAGGGTATTTGATACAGATACGCTTATTGTAGGCGTTATCGAAGAGGTTTCAACCCATATGATTTCTGAAGTGCTTGGCAATAAGCTTCCGGGGCAGCCCTATGACAGGGAGATTTTTTATGGTAATCTGGATATGGGTCAGTGGTTTCTGGTTCATCCTGACTATTGTACAAAAGAGGGATTTATAACCGCTTTCGCCCGGCTCTCAAAACAGCCGCAGGTTATCGCCTGTGATTTCTTGTTTGAGCAATGGGATTACGTCCATGAGGTAATGGATATAGTATACAGCATGACGCCGGAGCACAGCAGGGGCATACCGGTATTGCTGGACCTGGTAGATAGGGCTGTGCGATTGACAGCGCCAGAGATAAAAAGGCTCATTGAGATTTCACTGGATCCCGTGTCTAAAGAGTTGCTTCTAAGGGCTCAAAGGGACAGGAGATTATTTTAA
- the mreB gene encoding rod shape-determining protein has protein sequence MFGFGMDIGIDLGTASVLVYVKGKGIVLMEPSVVAVEAKTGKIVAIGSEARRMIGRTPGNIVAVRPLRQGVISNFDVTRKMLRHFINKACGERSFFRPRVMISVPSSITEVEKRAVIDAAYQAGAKKAFLIEEPIAAAIGAGLDISKPSGSMVVDIGGGTTDIAVISLGGAVVSTSIKVAGDDFDEVITRYIRKKYHLMIGERTAEELKINAGAAYPQNPPLKMSVRGRSLVTGLPMIVEINSDELLEALSEPLNVLIDAVHGVLEKTPPELVGDIGDKGIVMTGGGSLLRDLNKLLQDRLNVPVYLADDPVSCVARGTGKALDYIGILDTSSIYSDDKIVFSER, from the coding sequence ATGTTCGGGTTTGGCATGGATATCGGAATTGACTTGGGTACGGCTTCTGTTTTAGTTTATGTAAAGGGTAAAGGCATTGTCTTGATGGAGCCATCTGTAGTAGCCGTGGAGGCTAAAACGGGGAAAATAGTGGCGATAGGATCAGAAGCCAGGAGGATGATAGGCAGAACTCCTGGCAACATAGTAGCTGTAAGACCTCTCAGGCAGGGTGTTATTTCAAATTTTGATGTTACGCGTAAGATGTTGAGGCATTTTATAAATAAAGCATGCGGGGAGAGGTCTTTTTTTAGACCGAGAGTTATGATCAGCGTTCCCAGCAGCATAACGGAAGTAGAGAAGCGTGCAGTTATCGATGCGGCATACCAGGCTGGAGCAAAAAAGGCGTTTTTGATCGAAGAACCTATTGCGGCGGCTATAGGAGCGGGGCTTGATATATCAAAACCGAGTGGTTCGATGGTAGTGGATATAGGCGGTGGGACTACAGATATAGCGGTTATCTCTTTGGGTGGTGCTGTAGTTAGTACTTCCATAAAGGTAGCGGGAGATGACTTTGACGAGGTAATAACGAGGTACATAAGAAAAAAATATCACCTTATGATAGGGGAGAGGACTGCAGAAGAACTAAAGATAAATGCCGGTGCAGCATATCCTCAAAATCCTCCGCTTAAGATGAGCGTGCGGGGCAGAAGCCTTGTTACAGGGTTACCCATGATTGTTGAGATAAATTCCGATGAGCTGCTGGAGGCGTTAAGCGAGCCTTTAAACGTTTTGATAGATGCTGTACATGGAGTGCTTGAAAAGACGCCTCCAGAGCTAGTAGGGGATATAGGCGATAAAGGTATTGTGATGACGGGCGGTGGTTCACTGCTGAGGGATTTAAATAAATTATTGCAGGACAGGCTCAATGTGCCCGTGTATTTAGCTGATGATCCTGTTTCATGTGTAGCTCGGGGAACGGGCAAGGCGCTGGATTATATAGGTATTTTGGATACCAGTAGCATATATTCTGATGATAAAATCGTTTTTAGTGAAAGGTGA
- the flgG gene encoding flagellar basal-body rod protein FlgG: MIRALWTAATGMNAQQLNVDVISNNLANANTTGYKAARAEFKDLLYDTIQGPDNQQYVGSPVNIQVGVGVRPSATSRDFSEGNLQQTNNPFDIAIDGKGFFVVQGLNGPLYTRDGSFKLSVNGNQAMLVTSEGYPVLDDTGNPITFDSTQKDITISSTGEISAKDDMGNIQDLGIRLGIVNFVNPDGLMAQGDNLFQETVASGQPIPDDPTNPQNKVLHGFLETSNIKVVQEMVNLITAQRAYEINSKSIQAADEMLNTANNLRR; this comes from the coding sequence ATGATAAGAGCACTTTGGACAGCTGCTACAGGCATGAATGCTCAACAGTTAAATGTCGACGTAATTTCAAATAATCTGGCTAATGCCAATACCACGGGATATAAAGCTGCAAGGGCGGAATTCAAGGACCTGCTTTACGATACTATACAGGGTCCAGATAATCAACAATACGTGGGTTCACCTGTAAATATACAGGTAGGAGTGGGAGTAAGGCCATCGGCTACTTCCAGAGATTTTAGCGAGGGCAATTTGCAGCAGACAAACAATCCTTTTGACATAGCTATTGATGGGAAGGGTTTCTTTGTGGTCCAGGGATTAAATGGCCCTCTTTATACCAGAGATGGTAGTTTTAAGTTGAGCGTCAATGGTAACCAGGCAATGCTGGTTACATCAGAAGGATATCCCGTATTGGATGACACTGGTAACCCTATAACTTTTGATAGTACCCAAAAAGACATTACTATATCCAGCACGGGTGAAATCAGTGCCAAGGACGACATGGGTAATATACAGGATCTTGGGATAAGACTTGGCATTGTTAATTTTGTGAATCCCGATGGTCTTATGGCTCAAGGAGATAATCTATTTCAGGAAACAGTAGCGTCGGGTCAGCCTATACCTGATGATCCAACAAATCCGCAGAATAAGGTATTGCATGGTTTTTTAGAGACATCCAATATAAAAGTTGTTCAGGAAATGGTAAATCTTATAACAGCTCAGAGGGCTTATGAGATAAATTCAAAATCTATACAGGCTGCTGATGAGATGCTGAACACCGCTAATAATTTGAGGAGGTAG
- the spoIIID gene encoding sporulation transcriptional regulator SpoIIID, with translation MKGDIDERVIEIARYVISSKATVRKTAIVFGVSKSTVHKDMTERLPKINPELYNGVKDVLEKNKAERHIRGGKATKLKYKNLKHLATEQKDFSELYRIK, from the coding sequence ATGAAAGGCGACATTGATGAGAGAGTTATTGAAATAGCCAGATATGTGATTTCGTCTAAAGCAACTGTCAGAAAAACCGCCATCGTATTTGGCGTGAGCAAGAGCACTGTACACAAGGATATGACCGAGAGGCTTCCCAAGATAAATCCCGAACTTTATAATGGTGTGAAGGACGTCTTAGAGAAAAACAAAGCAGAAAGGCACATAAGGGGCGGCAAGGCTACCAAATTGAAGTACAAAAATTTAAAGCATTTAGCGACGGAACAGAAGGATTTTTCGGAATTATATAGAATTAAATAA
- a CDS encoding M23 family metallopeptidase, with protein MKNFLQKNGFYVILLMCIAIVAIAAVVMTNNDINKLVKKGLPPKSASEKQTNPDVSMRDSDIIIGDINKKLESNTAQNNVQKYYEEKKQQETAQNSAQNTITKAQQTEPTKVVDNTRDTEKTIKNVSTPVANATPVSSTITVSMIMPVDGQISTDYAMSNLIYSKTLDEWRTHNGIDIAAKADMPVKAAMAGIVEKVYKDLKMGYTVIIKHNGGYETRYSSLGEDIKVKEGQTVKQGDIIGIVSQSASFEIAEGPHVHFEVIKDGKNVNPHDYIKQ; from the coding sequence ATGAAAAATTTTTTACAAAAGAACGGTTTTTATGTAATTCTTTTAATGTGTATCGCCATAGTGGCTATTGCGGCCGTTGTCATGACAAATAACGATATAAATAAGCTGGTTAAAAAAGGGTTGCCGCCTAAGAGTGCATCTGAAAAGCAAACAAATCCTGATGTCAGCATGAGAGACAGCGATATTATCATTGGAGACATAAATAAGAAGCTAGAAAGCAACACAGCTCAGAACAACGTACAAAAATATTATGAAGAGAAAAAACAACAAGAAACAGCTCAAAACAGTGCTCAAAATACGATAACCAAGGCACAACAGACAGAACCCACTAAAGTTGTAGATAACACCAGGGATACGGAAAAAACTATTAAAAATGTTTCAACACCTGTGGCCAATGCAACTCCAGTATCCTCTACTATAACTGTCAGTATGATAATGCCTGTAGATGGCCAGATATCTACGGATTATGCAATGAGCAATCTTATTTACTCAAAAACTCTTGATGAATGGCGTACCCATAATGGCATAGATATTGCCGCAAAAGCCGATATGCCTGTTAAGGCAGCGATGGCGGGCATAGTAGAAAAGGTTTATAAGGATTTAAAGATGGGATACACAGTAATAATTAAACATAATGGTGGTTATGAGACCAGATACTCGTCTTTAGGAGAAGATATAAAAGTAAAAGAAGGCCAGACAGTAAAACAAGGTGATATAATTGGAATTGTGAGTCAATCAGCCAGTTTTGAGATAGCTGAGGGACCCCATGTACATTTTGAAGTAATAAAAGATGGCAAGAACGTCAATCCCCATGACTATATAAAACAGTGA
- the fabZ gene encoding 3-hydroxyacyl-ACP dehydratase FabZ: MDLKDIQKIIPHRYPFLLVDRVVEIGDNKIIGIKNVSGNEPYFQGHFPGKPIMPGVLIAEALAQLGAVYVKQQDEFKDKLMVLAGLDKFRFKRQVIPGDTLKLQVEFLNIKKNIGKGHGIATVDDIIVCEGEILFAAVEE; encoded by the coding sequence CTGGATTTAAAAGATATACAAAAGATTATTCCGCATAGATACCCTTTTTTGTTAGTTGACAGGGTGGTGGAAATCGGTGATAATAAAATAATAGGTATAAAAAACGTAAGTGGCAATGAGCCATATTTCCAGGGACATTTTCCTGGGAAGCCTATTATGCCAGGTGTACTTATAGCTGAGGCGCTGGCGCAGCTAGGGGCTGTATATGTTAAGCAGCAAGATGAATTTAAAGACAAGCTTATGGTTTTGGCGGGCCTTGACAAGTTTAGATTTAAGCGTCAGGTTATTCCAGGAGATACGTTGAAATTACAGGTGGAATTTTTAAATATTAAAAAGAATATCGGAAAAGGACACGGTATAGCTACTGTTGATGATATAATAGTATGTGAGGGGGAAATACTTTTTGCAGCAGTAGAAGAATAA